In a genomic window of Rhizobium tumorigenes:
- a CDS encoding RbsD/FucU family protein, with protein MLKGIDPVISAELIHVLMLMGHGDTLVVCDINHPAQTIARQTTHGQLLNVSGCGLARATEAILTLMPLDTFVDAPVKRMQVVGDPDGQMPIFPVMQAVFDAAEGRPVTVEGLERFAFYDAAKRAFAIVRTSDPGPYGCFILTKGVI; from the coding sequence ATGCTCAAAGGCATCGATCCGGTCATCAGCGCGGAACTCATCCACGTTTTGATGCTGATGGGTCACGGCGATACGCTTGTCGTCTGCGATATCAACCATCCGGCCCAGACTATCGCACGGCAGACCACCCATGGCCAGTTGCTGAACGTATCGGGATGCGGTCTGGCGCGGGCGACTGAAGCAATTTTGACGCTGATGCCGCTGGATACTTTCGTCGATGCCCCCGTCAAGCGCATGCAGGTGGTCGGCGATCCCGACGGCCAGATGCCGATCTTTCCGGTGATGCAGGCAGTCTTCGATGCGGCGGAAGGGCGGCCTGTCACCGTAGAGGGTTTGGAGCGATTTGCGTTCTACGATGCCGCCAAGCGCGCCTTCGCCATCGTCAGGACGTCCGATCCCGGACCTTATGGCTGCTTTATCCTGACCAAGGGCGTCATCTAG
- a CDS encoding ribokinase, with amino-acid sequence MTSSPLVTVFGSLHYDIAVNGPARPRKGETITGVSWHPKSGGKGGNQAVSAARTGVATAMIGAVADDDFGHALLANLKRKKVDARFVRRNASLSTGMSVAIFDADGDYGAVIVSGSNLTLGDDDIAAAAGVLEKTTVLVLQNEVPDAANVAAARAVRNAGGLVLLNAAPARALSIELQSLVDVIVVNGIEAEMLAGVPVVETLEGALAAARLLSKSYRQAVVTAGGAGVAYADADGKEAFMAALPIKVESTHGAGDEFIGVLAAGMASDDDIQIALRNANEAAALLVSTPESERG; translated from the coding sequence ATGACGTCTTCGCCCCTCGTTACCGTGTTCGGAAGCCTGCATTACGATATCGCCGTCAATGGACCTGCGCGACCGCGCAAGGGCGAAACCATTACAGGCGTGTCGTGGCACCCGAAGAGCGGCGGCAAAGGGGGCAACCAGGCGGTGTCTGCCGCCCGCACCGGCGTTGCGACCGCCATGATCGGCGCTGTCGCCGATGATGATTTCGGCCATGCGCTGCTTGCCAACCTCAAGCGCAAGAAGGTCGATGCCCGGTTCGTACGGCGCAACGCGTCGCTGTCCACCGGCATGAGCGTCGCCATCTTCGACGCCGACGGCGACTACGGTGCCGTCATCGTCTCCGGCAGCAATCTGACGCTCGGCGATGACGATATTGCTGCTGCGGCAGGCGTGCTGGAAAAGACCACTGTCCTCGTCCTGCAGAACGAGGTGCCGGATGCGGCCAACGTCGCTGCAGCGCGGGCAGTCAGGAATGCGGGCGGCCTGGTGCTTCTCAACGCAGCCCCGGCGCGCGCGCTGTCGATTGAGCTCCAGTCTCTTGTCGATGTCATCGTCGTCAACGGGATCGAGGCGGAAATGCTGGCAGGCGTGCCTGTCGTCGAGACGCTGGAAGGCGCGCTCGCCGCCGCGCGGCTGTTGTCGAAAAGCTACCGGCAGGCAGTGGTGACCGCCGGCGGAGCAGGGGTTGCCTATGCCGATGCCGATGGCAAGGAGGCTTTCATGGCCGCCCTGCCGATCAAGGTCGAGAGCACCCACGGTGCGGGCGACGAATTCATCGGCGTGCTGGCCGCAGGCATGGCCTCGGACGATGACATTCAGATCGCTCTGCGTAACGCCAATGAGGCGGCCGCATTGCTGGTCTCGACGCCCGAGAGCGAGCGGGGCTAG
- a CDS encoding MurR/RpiR family transcriptional regulator, whose translation MNTESFDTKAVGPRIRMMMPLLTPLEAKVVDTVFALRDFGDSTSLKQIADDAGVSEAMVVKITKKLGFAGYRDFRTAVSQYNRQPTAEMHQELSADDTSQEIVQKVFRTSINALEETLSILDMEAFDRASDLIHRARQRDFYGVGGSAQIARDVAHKFLRIGVRANMFDDSHMMLMSASLLGDGDIAIGFSHSGNTTAVIEAIQLARRNGARTIAITNYNSSALAQSADVVLCSTAQGSPLMGENAAARIAQLNILDAIFVSVAQRDYQAAERNLDRTMSAVTSKRKERPL comes from the coding sequence ATGAATACCGAAAGCTTCGATACTAAGGCTGTTGGCCCACGCATCCGAATGATGATGCCGCTGCTGACACCACTCGAAGCAAAGGTCGTCGATACCGTCTTCGCCCTCCGTGACTTCGGCGACAGCACGTCGCTGAAGCAGATTGCGGACGATGCAGGCGTCTCGGAAGCGATGGTGGTGAAAATTACCAAGAAGCTCGGATTTGCAGGCTACCGCGATTTCCGCACCGCTGTCAGCCAGTACAACCGTCAGCCGACGGCGGAGATGCATCAGGAGCTGTCGGCTGACGATACGTCGCAGGAAATCGTCCAGAAGGTGTTCCGCACATCCATCAACGCGCTTGAGGAAACACTGTCGATCCTCGACATGGAGGCGTTCGACCGGGCCTCCGACCTCATACACCGGGCAAGGCAGCGCGATTTCTACGGCGTCGGCGGATCGGCACAGATTGCCCGCGATGTCGCGCACAAATTCCTGCGGATCGGCGTGCGGGCGAATATGTTCGACGACAGCCACATGATGCTGATGTCGGCATCGTTGCTCGGCGACGGCGATATCGCCATCGGGTTTTCCCATTCGGGAAATACGACGGCAGTGATCGAGGCGATCCAGCTTGCGCGCCGCAACGGCGCCCGCACGATTGCCATAACCAACTACAATTCTTCTGCCTTGGCGCAATCCGCAGACGTGGTGCTGTGTTCGACTGCGCAAGGTTCGCCGCTGATGGGCGAAAATGCTGCCGCCCGCATAGCGCAGCTGAATATCCTCGACGCTATCTTCGTGTCGGTCGCCCAACGCGATTATCAGGCTGCCGAACGAAACCTCGACCGGACCATGTCCGCAGTTACATCCAAACGGAAAGAACGACCTTTATGA
- a CDS encoding ABC transporter permease, producing MSHTSPADATKLSSGFGRFSFSLRDAGTLIGLFVILAVFAAIVPGFISERNLVNILQQSSINACLALGMTLVIISGGIDLSVGPTAAIAAVISATMLLSGVPIPLAILAGIGIGAVCGFINGVLVAYVGLQPFIVTLGTLSTYRAIALIYTGGNPVLGIPVGFRSLFNGNLLGLPTPVWIVAVVAVAAWILLKKTPIGEYLLAVGGNEEAAYVAGVPIARTKITAYVISGALAALAALILVGRLGAAEPILGNLWELDAIAASAIGGASLMGGKGSVLGTILGAIILGAMRNGLTLMNVQAFYQLLATGLIILVAMMIDRATRGRG from the coding sequence ATGAGTCATACGTCACCCGCCGATGCGACAAAGCTTTCCTCCGGTTTCGGCCGCTTCTCCTTTTCGCTGCGTGACGCCGGCACCCTGATCGGACTGTTCGTCATTCTGGCAGTGTTTGCAGCGATCGTCCCGGGCTTCATCTCCGAACGCAACCTCGTCAATATCCTGCAGCAGTCCAGCATCAATGCCTGCCTCGCGCTCGGCATGACTTTGGTCATCATCTCCGGCGGCATCGATCTTTCGGTGGGGCCGACGGCTGCCATCGCGGCTGTGATATCGGCAACCATGCTGCTTTCGGGCGTTCCGATCCCGCTGGCGATCCTTGCCGGCATCGGCATCGGCGCCGTCTGCGGTTTCATCAACGGCGTGCTTGTCGCTTATGTCGGGCTGCAGCCGTTCATCGTGACGCTCGGTACGCTCAGCACCTACAGGGCGATTGCGCTGATCTACACGGGCGGCAATCCCGTGCTCGGCATTCCTGTCGGCTTCCGCAGCCTGTTCAACGGCAACCTCCTGGGCTTGCCGACACCTGTCTGGATCGTAGCAGTCGTGGCAGTTGCAGCATGGATCCTGTTGAAAAAGACGCCGATCGGCGAATATCTCCTGGCCGTCGGCGGCAATGAGGAAGCAGCCTATGTTGCCGGCGTCCCCATCGCCCGCACCAAGATCACCGCCTACGTCATCTCCGGCGCACTGGCGGCACTGGCTGCCCTGATCCTCGTCGGCCGCCTCGGCGCTGCGGAACCGATCCTCGGCAATCTCTGGGAACTCGACGCGATTGCGGCCTCTGCCATTGGCGGCGCTTCGCTGATGGGCGGCAAGGGGAGCGTGCTCGGAACGATCCTCGGGGCGATCATCCTCGGCGCGATGCGCAACGGTCTTACCCTGATGAATGTGCAGGCCTTCTATCAACTGCTCGCCACTGGCCTTATAATCCTTGTCGCAATGATGATCGATCGCGCCACAAGGGGACGAGGATGA
- a CDS encoding sugar ABC transporter ATP-binding protein — MTQTPRLRFETISKSFPGVLALSDISFDVPPGEIHGLLGENGAGKSTLLRILSGVFRPTSGSVFVDGEAVSFRNPSDARLAGIAMIHQELQQVPHLSVAQNMFLGHPLTKAGGIFVARYEQERRAAEALAMIDPTIDPAAPISALKVAQRQIVEIGRALLDRAKIIAMDEPTSSLTPSEFEKLAEVIASLSATGVSIIYVSHKMDEVFRICQGASVMRDGKLVGRVDIRTASHQDVITMMVGRQLMQEKHVSHATTTVKLEAKNLSSATKIGDASFRLHRGEVLGVAGLVGSGRTELLRLLAGVDRITSGSVEIDGKPLPLRSPRDAIAAGIGLVPEERKREGIIPGRSVTNNMALASLGSFSKAGIIRNGKLRTTATDLLRRVNLRPFQLDRPIRLFSGGNQQKAIIARWLAAKSQILLFDEPTRGIDVGAKSEIYQLIEALAADGHSIIVVSSELPEVIRLSDRVLVMREGRIAAEIERADLSESAIVAHAIPGVSQSPMSAPAA; from the coding sequence ATGACGCAGACGCCCAGACTAAGATTTGAAACCATATCCAAGTCGTTCCCCGGCGTCCTTGCCCTGTCGGACATATCCTTCGATGTTCCGCCGGGTGAAATCCACGGGCTTCTCGGGGAAAACGGCGCCGGAAAATCCACGCTTCTTCGCATTCTGTCCGGCGTGTTCCGGCCAACCAGCGGCAGCGTGTTCGTTGACGGCGAGGCGGTATCCTTCCGCAACCCTTCCGACGCCCGCCTGGCCGGCATTGCCATGATCCACCAGGAACTGCAGCAGGTGCCGCATCTCAGCGTCGCCCAGAACATGTTCCTCGGCCATCCCCTGACCAAGGCCGGCGGCATTTTCGTCGCACGGTACGAGCAGGAGCGCAGGGCCGCGGAAGCGCTGGCGATGATCGACCCGACTATCGATCCGGCAGCGCCGATTTCCGCGCTGAAGGTCGCCCAGCGGCAGATCGTCGAGATCGGTCGCGCGCTGCTCGACCGCGCCAAGATCATCGCGATGGACGAACCGACCTCGAGCCTGACACCCAGCGAGTTCGAAAAGCTCGCCGAGGTCATCGCCAGTCTTTCCGCGACCGGCGTCTCGATCATCTATGTCTCGCACAAGATGGACGAGGTCTTCCGCATCTGCCAGGGCGCCAGCGTCATGCGCGACGGCAAGCTGGTCGGCCGCGTCGATATCCGCACCGCATCCCACCAGGATGTCATCACCATGATGGTCGGTCGTCAGCTGATGCAGGAAAAGCATGTGTCGCATGCAACGACCACGGTGAAGCTCGAAGCCAAGAACCTGTCTTCGGCGACGAAGATCGGCGATGCCTCGTTTCGCCTGCACCGGGGCGAAGTGCTTGGCGTGGCCGGGCTCGTCGGCTCCGGACGCACCGAACTGCTGCGCCTGCTCGCCGGCGTCGATCGTATCACCTCTGGTTCGGTCGAGATCGACGGAAAGCCGCTGCCTCTGCGCAGCCCGCGCGACGCTATCGCTGCCGGCATCGGTCTTGTGCCGGAAGAGCGCAAACGCGAAGGCATCATTCCCGGTCGCTCCGTGACCAACAACATGGCGCTTGCGTCTTTGGGCAGCTTTTCCAAGGCGGGCATCATCCGCAACGGCAAGCTTCGGACGACGGCGACCGACTTGTTGCGCCGCGTCAACCTGCGGCCTTTCCAGTTGGACCGACCGATCCGGCTGTTCAGCGGCGGCAATCAGCAAAAGGCGATCATTGCGCGCTGGCTGGCGGCCAAATCGCAGATATTGTTGTTCGACGAACCCACGCGCGGCATCGATGTCGGAGCGAAGTCGGAAATCTACCAGCTGATCGAGGCCCTGGCCGCCGACGGTCATTCCATCATCGTTGTCTCGTCCGAGCTGCCAGAAGTCATTCGTCTCTCCGACCGGGTGCTAGTCATGCGCGAGGGGCGGATTGCCGCCGAGATCGAGCGCGCCGATCTGTCCGAAAGCGCCATCGTCGCCCATGCCATTCCCGGCGTCAGTCAATCTCCCATGTCAGCTCCGGCTGCGTGA
- a CDS encoding substrate-binding domain-containing protein, protein MKTFLKTTLAGGLAATLLFSAAMAQELAPLNSDTEKDRIDWSQLDAKLGPLPKPAAGTKAGAVSKTLTNEYWRSLGDGYKKFGEKMGVPVAYQAAQSEGDQLGQLTIAEGMITQGFNVLLVSPQTDANLQPVIEQANAAKIPVVNVNDAVIPQAEHYVGNVQRDNGARVAKWFIANRPQGGKVAIVEGQAGVYAAVQRTDGFKSTITQNGKFQVVASVPGNWDRQTSYDAATNILQQHPDLIGFYANNDGMALGIVEAVKSAGLQDKVAVFGTDGISDAYKSIKAGELTGTVDSFPILTGEVALETALRLVAGQKVPRVVATPQALITKDNIARYQGDDTAIRAVLMEDAAKAP, encoded by the coding sequence ATGAAGACTTTTCTGAAAACCACGCTTGCCGGCGGTTTGGCGGCAACCTTGCTGTTCAGCGCCGCCATGGCACAGGAACTGGCGCCCTTGAATTCGGACACCGAGAAGGACCGCATCGACTGGTCGCAGCTCGATGCGAAGCTCGGCCCTCTACCCAAGCCAGCCGCTGGCACCAAGGCTGGCGCCGTATCCAAGACGCTGACCAACGAATACTGGCGCTCGCTCGGCGATGGCTACAAGAAGTTCGGCGAAAAGATGGGCGTTCCCGTCGCCTACCAGGCAGCCCAGAGCGAAGGTGACCAGCTCGGCCAGCTGACAATTGCCGAAGGCATGATCACGCAGGGCTTCAACGTGCTGCTGGTATCGCCGCAGACCGACGCCAACCTGCAGCCGGTCATCGAGCAGGCAAACGCCGCCAAGATCCCGGTCGTCAATGTCAACGATGCTGTCATTCCGCAGGCGGAACACTATGTCGGCAACGTCCAGCGTGACAATGGCGCCCGCGTCGCCAAGTGGTTCATTGCCAACCGCCCTCAAGGTGGCAAGGTCGCCATCGTCGAAGGCCAGGCCGGCGTCTACGCTGCCGTGCAGCGCACCGACGGCTTCAAGTCGACGATCACCCAGAACGGCAAGTTCCAGGTCGTCGCCAGCGTTCCCGGCAACTGGGATCGCCAGACGTCCTATGACGCTGCCACCAATATCCTGCAGCAGCATCCCGATCTGATCGGCTTCTATGCCAACAACGACGGAATGGCGCTCGGCATCGTCGAGGCCGTCAAGTCTGCTGGCCTCCAGGACAAGGTTGCCGTCTTCGGTACCGACGGCATCTCGGACGCCTACAAGTCCATCAAGGCCGGCGAACTCACCGGCACCGTCGACAGCTTCCCAATTCTGACCGGCGAAGTCGCTCTGGAAACCGCCCTGCGGCTCGTTGCCGGCCAGAAGGTTCCCCGCGTCGTCGCGACGCCCCAGGCGCTGATCACCAAGGACAACATCGCACGCTACCAGGGCGACGACACCGCCATCCGCGCCGTCCTGATGGAAGACGCTGCCAAGGCTCCCTGA
- a CDS encoding sugar phosphate isomerase/epimerase family protein, whose translation MKFATRLNSFASRPQAEWPDLSGKPTVSQMVARAAKVKGLTDLDLNYPDHVSENPRELAKKINDLGLSINGFAMRYYTNPAFKIGAFTNPDAAVRREAIELTKKGIDATREAGSNLMTIWLGQDGFDYAFQADYATLWKYELDGIREVCEHDKDCLISIEYKPNEPRSYSLMPDCATTLLAIKDVDMPNLGVTLDFAHVLYADEQPAFAAALIARYSRVLGVHLNDGYAKRDDGLMVGAVHTLQTIELLRQIRKDGYDGAIYFDTFPDMTGLDPVHECEVNIQTVQRMLKVVDRLEQDNRLSGAIDRQDAVSAQAVIQELMFGAEA comes from the coding sequence TTGAAATTCGCCACCCGCCTCAATTCATTCGCTTCCCGGCCACAGGCGGAATGGCCGGACCTTTCCGGCAAGCCAACCGTTTCGCAGATGGTCGCCCGGGCCGCGAAGGTGAAGGGCCTGACGGATCTGGATCTCAACTACCCCGACCACGTTTCGGAAAATCCCCGCGAGCTGGCGAAAAAGATCAATGATCTCGGCCTTTCCATTAATGGCTTTGCCATGCGCTATTATACCAACCCGGCTTTCAAGATCGGTGCTTTCACCAATCCTGACGCTGCGGTGCGCCGTGAAGCGATCGAACTGACCAAAAAAGGCATCGACGCAACGCGTGAGGCCGGCAGCAACCTGATGACTATCTGGCTTGGCCAGGATGGTTTCGACTATGCATTCCAGGCCGACTACGCCACGCTGTGGAAATACGAATTGGACGGAATTCGTGAAGTCTGCGAGCATGACAAGGATTGCCTGATCAGCATCGAGTATAAGCCGAACGAGCCCCGTTCCTATAGCCTGATGCCCGATTGCGCGACGACGCTGCTGGCGATCAAGGACGTCGACATGCCAAACCTCGGCGTCACGCTCGACTTCGCCCATGTGCTCTATGCCGACGAGCAGCCGGCCTTCGCGGCAGCATTGATCGCCCGCTACAGCCGCGTGCTCGGTGTGCACCTCAACGATGGCTATGCCAAGCGCGACGACGGCCTGATGGTGGGCGCGGTGCATACGCTGCAGACCATCGAGCTGCTCCGCCAGATACGCAAGGACGGCTACGACGGCGCCATCTATTTCGACACGTTCCCAGACATGACCGGGCTCGATCCGGTTCACGAATGCGAGGTGAATATCCAGACCGTGCAGCGGATGCTGAAGGTTGTGGATCGCCTCGAGCAGGACAATCGCCTGTCCGGCGCGATTGACCGACAGGATGCTGTTTCCGCTCAAGCCGTCATCCAGGAATTGATGTTCGGCGCGGAAGCATAA
- a CDS encoding DUF2934 domain-containing protein, with protein sequence MNIDRDGWISKRAYSLWEEAGRPHGMDHHNWCRAVAEYELMMKTRASADGAEILQFRARARDGHPGTRFRPQQSATGQ encoded by the coding sequence ATGAACATTGATAGGGATGGATGGATCAGCAAACGGGCCTACTCCCTCTGGGAGGAGGCCGGCAGACCGCACGGCATGGATCACCACAACTGGTGCAGGGCTGTTGCGGAATACGAGCTAATGATGAAAACACGGGCGTCAGCCGACGGAGCAGAGATCCTGCAATTTCGCGCGCGGGCCAGGGACGGACATCCTGGAACCCGGTTCAGACCGCAGCAGAGTGCAACGGGACAATAA
- a CDS encoding GNAT family N-acetyltransferase: MELKPPLSPGYSTVLPGQIASVVTCLEMRRRPELSVPEQDGMSFRHWESPDLGEYRALYRAVGENWLWVSRLEMPDDELTAMLADRNVETYYLEAGSEKIGFLELDFRESGQCEIVYCGLVAGAIGQGGGRYLMANALDAAWSRDIDRLWLHTCHFDHPSAYAFYCRSGFTPFQFMVEVIADPRLSGTIPKTAAPHVPLLEA, translated from the coding sequence ATGGAACTGAAGCCGCCGCTGTCGCCTGGCTACTCGACGGTATTGCCTGGCCAGATTGCAAGCGTCGTCACATGTCTGGAGATGCGCCGGCGCCCGGAACTCAGCGTCCCGGAGCAAGACGGCATGTCATTTCGGCACTGGGAATCGCCGGACCTTGGCGAATATCGCGCACTATACCGAGCGGTCGGCGAAAACTGGCTGTGGGTCTCGCGCCTCGAAATGCCGGACGACGAACTCACGGCAATGCTTGCAGATCGTAATGTCGAGACCTATTACCTCGAAGCCGGCTCGGAGAAAATCGGCTTTCTCGAACTCGACTTTCGCGAATCGGGCCAGTGCGAAATCGTCTATTGCGGGCTTGTGGCCGGCGCTATCGGCCAGGGTGGCGGACGATACCTGATGGCCAATGCGCTTGACGCCGCCTGGTCGAGGGACATCGATCGCCTGTGGCTGCATACCTGCCACTTCGATCATCCATCGGCTTACGCATTTTATTGCAGGTCGGGATTTACCCCGTTCCAATTTATGGTCGAGGTGATCGCCGATCCGCGGCTCTCCGGGACGATCCCGAAAACCGCCGCTCCGCATGTGCCGCTGCTGGAAGCATAA
- a CDS encoding alpha/beta hydrolase, whose product MMLADRSYRHLIQLTVVMAVGLSGCASRPSAAVLDPARLTNLPQKRIVLLTATNRNALGPSKGYGVNWSETVAYQSYEMSVPPAHKVSAIEYPTDRPDPQKQFVVTKRQDLSEGDFTAAAARSVGSDGSVEVYVHGYNNSFQEALYREAQMITDSGLDSPIMFSWPSQASVVGYVADKDAVLYSRHDLETVVTALSSAKKVKRIVLFGHSMGGFLVMEVVRQLKLEHREDVIAKLQVVLASPDIDLDVFKSQMKEIGKLPSPLTLLISKDDRALAVSSLLGAERPRIGRLDINDPIIQQEAVKNDIRVVDLSSLKATDGVGHDRFASLARFGRQLEMLDRKPSAARVGAFVFDAAGFAVSSPFKLASSVVTPK is encoded by the coding sequence ATGATGCTTGCAGACAGATCGTACCGCCATCTGATACAATTGACGGTCGTGATGGCGGTCGGCCTATCCGGCTGTGCATCCCGGCCATCGGCCGCCGTTCTCGACCCAGCACGGCTGACCAATCTCCCGCAAAAACGCATCGTTCTGTTGACTGCCACAAACCGCAACGCTCTCGGGCCTTCCAAGGGTTACGGGGTCAACTGGTCCGAGACCGTCGCCTATCAGAGCTATGAGATGTCGGTGCCCCCAGCCCATAAGGTCTCGGCGATCGAATACCCCACGGATCGCCCCGATCCGCAAAAGCAATTCGTCGTAACCAAGCGACAAGACCTGTCCGAGGGCGATTTCACCGCCGCTGCGGCTCGCTCCGTCGGCAGCGACGGAAGTGTCGAAGTCTATGTTCATGGCTACAACAATTCTTTCCAGGAAGCGCTTTATCGGGAAGCGCAAATGATTACCGATTCAGGGCTCGACAGTCCCATCATGTTCTCTTGGCCGTCGCAGGCATCGGTCGTCGGATATGTGGCTGACAAGGACGCAGTGCTCTATTCCCGGCATGATCTCGAAACTGTCGTCACCGCTCTTTCATCGGCAAAAAAAGTCAAGCGCATCGTTCTTTTCGGCCACAGCATGGGCGGCTTTCTCGTCATGGAGGTTGTGCGCCAATTGAAGCTCGAACATCGCGAGGACGTCATCGCCAAGTTGCAGGTGGTGCTTGCCTCGCCTGACATCGACCTCGACGTCTTCAAGTCGCAGATGAAGGAAATCGGCAAACTGCCTTCTCCGCTCACCCTTTTGATTTCGAAGGACGACCGCGCCCTTGCGGTATCCAGCCTTCTCGGCGCCGAGCGACCGCGGATCGGACGGCTGGATATCAACGATCCGATCATTCAGCAGGAGGCCGTCAAGAACGACATCCGGGTTGTCGACCTGAGCTCCCTGAAGGCCACAGACGGTGTGGGACATGACAGGTTCGCATCGCTTGCCCGGTTCGGCAGACAGCTGGAAATGCTCGACAGAAAGCCATCGGCTGCGCGTGTCGGTGCATTCGTCTTCGACGCGGCAGGCTTTGCAGTATCGAGCCCGTTCAAGCTCGCATCGAGTGTCGTAACGCCGAAGTGA